CAGTTCACGGAAACGCAGCGGCGCATCCTGTCGCTGGTGCAGGGCGACCTGCCCGATGTGCCCGATCCCTTCGCCGAGGTGGCGAGGCAGGCGGGGGTGAGCCAGGAGGAGGTGCTGGAGCTGGTGCGCGGCATGAAGCAGCGCGGCGAGATCAGACGCTTCGGGGCCACCCTGCGCCACCAGAAGGCCGGGTACGGCTCCAACGCCATGGTGGCCTGGTACGTGGACGACGAGGACATGCCCCGCATGGGGGCGTTCATGGCCGCGCGGCCCGAAATTTCGCACTGCTACCACCGCGTGAACTGCATGGACTGGCCGTACAACCTGTACACGATGGTGCACGCCAAGACCCCGGAGGAGTGCGCGCAGACCGTGGCCGAACTGGCCCGGCTCAGCGGGCTGGAGGAGTACGACGTGCTCAAGAGCAGGAAAGAGTTCAAGAAGACAAGTATGCGCTATTTTTAGGCGTGACGGGGTGACAATTTCAGGCTGGTTGAAGCCGGAATTCGCGGCACGGTTGTCCCTGTTCGCTCAACACCGTAGAGCGGTGTCTGTGGTGCAGTGCGCTTTGGGCATGCCTTCAAGGAGCAGTGTTCATGGATAAGAAACCAGAGAAAGACAGAATTGACGTTGTTTTCAATGCGCCGCCTACTGATTCGAAGGGTGTGGCAAAAGATGAGCATATCGAGCACGGCGTTTCGTCTCTGTATGGGCTGGTCAACGACAACATGACGTATGTCAATCGTTGTGCGTACAATAGGAACGCGGATATGAATACGTTCCCGCGGGCGTACATCAATTTGGTCAAGACAT
This genomic window from Fundidesulfovibrio soli contains:
- a CDS encoding Lrp/AsnC family transcriptional regulator produces the protein MSGAKQFTETQRRILSLVQGDLPDVPDPFAEVARQAGVSQEEVLELVRGMKQRGEIRRFGATLRHQKAGYGSNAMVAWYVDDEDMPRMGAFMAARPEISHCYHRVNCMDWPYNLYTMVHAKTPEECAQTVAELARLSGLEEYDVLKSRKEFKKTSMRYF